The Deltaproteobacteria bacterium genome has a window encoding:
- a CDS encoding heavy metal response regulator transcription factor has translation MHILIIEDEKKTADYLRKGLTENGFVVETAENGANGLYYAGISDYDMIILDVVLPDMNGWSVLSEIRRNGKQTPVLFLTARDGVQDRVKGLELGADDYLIKPFAFSELLARIRSILRRGPGRLQEVLIIADLEIDLLKHKAHRADDQLDLTSKEFTLLAFLGQRKGEVISRTLIAEQVWGMNFDSDTNVVDVAIRRLRKKVDDPYEEKLIHTVRGVGYVLEER, from the coding sequence ATGCACATCTTAATTATAGAGGATGAGAAAAAAACTGCAGATTACTTGCGTAAAGGCTTAACGGAGAATGGTTTTGTTGTAGAAACTGCTGAAAACGGTGCGAATGGACTTTATTATGCAGGAATAAGTGACTATGACATGATTATACTTGATGTTGTACTGCCTGATATGAATGGATGGTCTGTGCTGTCTGAGATAAGACGCAACGGAAAGCAAACGCCGGTTCTCTTTTTGACAGCGAGAGACGGGGTACAGGATAGGGTTAAAGGTTTAGAACTTGGAGCCGATGATTATCTAATAAAGCCTTTTGCTTTTTCAGAACTCCTTGCCAGGATCCGCTCAATTTTAAGGAGAGGACCCGGCCGCCTACAAGAGGTCTTGATTATCGCGGATCTTGAGATTGATCTGCTCAAGCATAAGGCACATAGAGCGGACGACCAGCTTGATTTAACATCAAAAGAATTTACGCTCCTTGCTTTTCTTGGACAAAGAAAAGGTGAGGTTATTTCAAGAACACTTATAGCAGAACAGGTATGGGGTATGAACTTTGATAGCGATACCAATGTTGTGGATGTTGCAATAAGAAGGTTAAGAAAAAAAGTTGATGATCCTTATGAAGAGAAGTTGATCCACACCGTTAGAGGGGTTGGATATGTTCTTGAAGAACGCTAA